Below is a genomic region from Phragmites australis chromosome 20, lpPhrAust1.1, whole genome shotgun sequence.
TTAtgggaaccattgcactacttgttcttATACCAATTGCAGCGCGTAGTCTTTTCGCTCCCAGTACAATCCGGACATCTGATgtccaagtgagatagttgcggccatcaGCACTTAGCTCAgtgaactccttgttcgtgatgccagccatctacaGATATAATAATGCAAGCATTAATACTAATAAAGTTGCATCATATTGCTAAATTGGATTACTACAAAATttctgatattttctatgctattattcgaattttactgaattaaacgcataacaggcaatttaaacagtaaaaACAATAATTATCAGCATAGAAACAATAATAACGGAATTAAGTACTGCATAAATGCtaaaacaaatacaaaattcaaattccaGGGGTATTTCTATGCAAAACAggatttttggataattttCAGAACTACCAGGGGCTTAAACGGAAAATTTCAGGGTTTGCGCttaaaggaaaaactagggGTCTAAACAtaaaatttggattttttttttctttttcttttcttttttactggATTTCTTTACTTATTGGGCCAGGTCGGCCCGTGGCGCCTCCATAAATCGGGGTGGTGTCGGCGTGCTGGCTGGTGCTCCTACGGGAGCAGCGGGGCCGATGGCGGGTGGTGAGGCGTGGCGCGCGGCCGTGCTCATGCTGGAGCGGCGGGGTCGACACCGGGCGGCGCGTCGAGCTGTGACACGTGGCAGTGCTCGTGCGGGAGCGGTGAGGCCGACCGTGGGCAGTGCTAGTGCGGGAGCGATGGGGTTGGCGCCGGGTGGCGTGGCGTGTTGAGGCACGGCACGTGGCAACTCATGTGGGAGCGGCGGGGTCGGGCGCGTCAAGGCGAGGGAGTCACCGGATCCGAGCAGCTCGGCTGTTGAAGTATGATGGTGCAGAACAGATCAACGTCACTATCAAGGCGGCACAGGGGAGGGGTGCTGCTTCCGGCGGCGCctttccccccttttttctcttcttctttttggagctgtggcggtggccttcgagccacTGCAATTTTGTGCACGGACGATTGCCGACTTGCCATTTTGCCGAGGGTGGCGAGGTGGTGGTGCTGCGAGCACAGTTGGGTGGTCGCCGGTTTTCATGTCGGCGATGCATATCCCCCCTCCAAATCCTTTCTTCTTTATGGATCTATGCAGAGACGGTGGTTGCCGGTACCAGCCGACGGCAAGGTGGTGGTTGCGAGCCCCACCAGCCGTGGTCACGCTGTTGTGCAGATCGATCTCGCTGTGCTACTATTCATCACGCTAGTACTATTCATGATTCGATCCTACACTGCGATATGTTCATGCGATATTCTCTATTTACTCGCTATTGTTCATACGCATTTGCTATTCATACGATACAAATCAATTTGACGTAAAGAAAACAGTAGCAGCGAGTATATGTACCGAATAGATCGTACCTTTCAATCCTTACGAGCGAGATGATTCATCCTTTCAATCCAGACAGAGTCTCGTGCTGATAATATGTTGATAAACTGCTGCTACCGAGTTTATTACATTGATTCTATCAGAGAACGATTGCAAAAAAGAGACAcaatataggaaaaatattatctattctttattcatctgttttATAATGAGGGGTACTACCCCATATATATAGCGCTAAAAACTCTATAAAATAGAATCaatctcaaaaaataaaaaatatttttaaaagatcaAATCTTTAAAGATTAAAACGGattcaaattttattataaactGGTTTCCTAACGCCAAAGTCTGAACACAACCTCCAAGCCAACGGAGGGAGGCAGATTGATGCCGTCTAGAACCTTCCACCCACAACCCGTGGCCCACTGTCAGCCACAGGCCTAGCCCGACGAGAATCACGGAAATGCCCCTGACCTCCGTTTCTTTCCCCTCTCCCAAGCCAATGCCGCCGACTGCGAGGGGTTTAAGAACACACGCCGCCGCCCGCTAGGGGTTTTCGGatctcacctcctcctcctctccaccccCCACGCGCCGCCGCCCGAGCTTGAGCACCAGCCATGGCTATGGGGTCTCTCATCGCGTCGAGGCTGGCCAGGTCCAGCCGTACCGTCGCCTCCGCCATCTCCCAGGTGCCGCCTCTGCTCCCCCGCACCTATCTTGCTTGCAGTTCTTGTTTACTGGCCAAGTTCTAATCTTCCTGAGATTACCACGCGATATTCGGCGTTGAGTGTTCGTGTGCGGGTGTTTATGTAATGCTTGAGCTGATCCGATGCGTTGATCTGTTCTACCGTGTGATCTGATTAGGCTCCCGCGGCCCATCGAACAACGCCTCCTCTGCTCTCCAGGCTCGGAGCCGTGGCTCGTGCTTTCAGGTAAATGGGAATTTGGGATGCAATATCATCAACCGTTGTGCATCTATGGCAgcttgcttcttgcttcttgcttcttcGGTGTTTAATCGAATGTACTGTGCGCAGCTCAAAGCCAGCCGCTACAGATGTGATCGGGATCGATTTGGGCACGACGAATTCCTGCGTCTCCGTGATGGAAGGAAAGGTGTGGTTTTTTCCCCCTGTTCACTCTGAAGCGTACCATGTTCTGTTGTTTGTACTTTGTAGGACAGGCTGTTTCCATCTGTATTTAATAGCATGAaattttttctttagaataATTAATAGTATGTCTTGACTCTTGAATTGCTGTGATTGTATTACATCTTCAATTGGTACTTGGTAGTGATGATGGTAGCCAGAAAATAATCAATGAATTTGTTTATGCAGACACCGCGGGTGATTGAGAATGCGGAAGGCGCGAGGACAACACCCTCCATTGTTGCCAGGAATCAGAATGGTGACCTCCTGATTGGTATCACTGCTAGTCGGCAGGCCGTGACTAATGCCCAGAACACAATCCGTGGGTCGAAGCGTCTGATTGGTAGGACTTTTGATGACCCGCAaactcagaaggagatgaagatggtcCCTTACAAGATTGTCAGGGCACCGAATGGTGATGCGTGGGTGGAAATGGGTGGGCAGCAGTACTCCCCTAGCCAGATTGGTGCATTTGTTCTAACCAAGATGAAGGAAACTGCAGAGTCTTACCTTGGCAAGACGGTCTCCAAAGCCGTTATTACCGTCCCAGCTTATTTCAATGATGCTCAGCGCCAGGCTACCAAGGATGCTGGTAGGATTGCTGGATTGGAGGTGATGAGGATTATCAATGAGCCCACTGCCGCAGCTCTGTCGTATGGTATGAACAACAAGGAGGGCATGATTGCTGTGTTTGACTTGGGCGGCGGTACATTTGATGTATCAATCCTTGAGATATCGAATGGAGTTTTTGAGGTAATTTTCGCTGCACATCTTGTGCAGATTCTGAATGCAAATGTTGAAACTGCCATTCTAATTCTTAACGCTGACACATTGTTCAGGTCAAGGCAACCAATGGTGATACTTTCCTTGGTGGTGAGGACTTTGATGGCGCATTGCTTAACTACCTGGTTAGTGAGTTCAAGAAGTCTGACAACATTGATCTGAGCAAGGACAAGTTGGCGCTGCAAAGGCTCAGGGAAGCTGCTGAGAAGGCCAAGGTTGAGCTTTCTTCAACCATGCAGACTGAAATCAACCTTCCCTTTATTACTGCTGATGCCTCTGGTGCAAAGCACTTCAACATTACCCTGACCAGATCTAAGTTTGAGTCTCTTGTGAGCGATCTCATTGAGAGAACTCGCATCCCATGTGTGAACTGCCTCAAGGATGCTGGCATCACTGCAAAGGAGATCGATGAGGTTCTACTGGTTGGTGGTATGACGAGGGTGCCAAAGGTCCAAGATGTTGTTTCTCAGATATTCAACAAGGCTCCGAGCAAGGGTGTCAATCCTGATGAGGCTGTTGCCATGGGAGCTGCCATTCAGGGTGGTATCTTGAGGGGCGATGTGAAGGAGCTCCTGTTGCTGGATGTCACACCGCTCTCCCTTGGTATTGAGACTCTTGGAGGCATCTTCACAAGGCTAATTAACCGAAACACCACAATTCCAACCAAGAAGAGCCAGGTCTTCTCCACTGCCGCAGATAACCAGACACAGGTTGGAGTCAAGGTGCTTCAGGGTGAGAGGGAGATGGCTACAGATAACAAGCTTCTTGGTGAATTCCAGCTTGAAGGCATTCCACCAGCTCCAAGAGGTATGCCTCAGATTGAGGTCACATTCGACATTGATGCCAATGGTATTGTCAAGGTGTCAGCAAAGGACAAGTCCACCGGCAAAGAGCAAGAAATCACTATCAAATCCTCTGGCGGTTTGTCAGAAGATGATATTGAGAAGATGGTGAAGGAGGCTGAGCTACATGCCCAGAAGGATCAGGAAAGGAAAACATTGATTGATCTCAAGAACTCTGCTGATACAACAATCTACAGCATCGAGAAGAGTGTCAGCGAGTACAAGGAGAAGGTTCCTGCTGAAGTAACCAAAGAGATAGAGTCCGCTATCTCTGATCTGAGGGCAGCAATGGCTGAGGATGATTTGGACAAGATCAAGCAGAAGCTGGAAGCTGCAAACAAGGCGGTTTCGAAGATTGGAGAGCACATGCAACAAGGTGGTGGTGGCAACActggcagcggcagcggcggcggagatCAAACTCCTGAAGCTGAATACCAGGATGCAAAGGAAGCCAAGATGTAGACTGAAGCTACATCGACTTTCTAGTTTTCCATGTACCCATTTAGGAAGTTAATATCTCTACCTGCCTCCGGTTTCCTAGTTTTGTGTGAGGGTTACGATAATTTTAACTTTTCTTTTGGCAAGTTTTGGGATCGCGGATAAATTGTGAGGGGGACAAACTCGTATCAGTTAATTGAGCCATTCACGTAACATTCCTGATGTTTTGTCGATTGTTAgctcttgtttgttggtcttGATTATAGCAGGATAATGTGGTATTTTTTCTGCTCGATACTTGTGATAGTCTAGTTGTTGCGACCTGTGACTTACTGATCGGTGATCAGACTCACATAGCCTTTGTGATGTACTGATGAAACCATTGGACCGCCATATAGTTCATAAGCAACAAGTTCGGCACCACAGAATACATACACCATGGAAAATAGGCTATACGTGCGCAAGTGCATGTAAAGTAGtatgtcacacccagttttaaaggaaacaatcagatgtattccacatgtatgccagaatcaagttttacatacatgcagtgacgttattagtgataacataaactgtgtcttaaataacgtaaacaatccttacaaaaggacccgaaggtctgaaagaaaatactaataaatcttcaaatagcagcggaacacccatccatccacaggcgttgtccgggggaaacaccagcctaggacatggtcttcaatcaACACCTTCTTCCTTCTTAGAAATCAGCGTCCTCGCCCGGGACTTCCTCgaagacttcaccttctgagcagcatccgagggTAAGGAAAAgacaagcgtgagtacataaagtactcagcaagtggaggaaaaatatgacatgcaggctattgacaaggaaaagTCAACCTGGGGATTACTGCGACTATGCTCAGCTAAACCAGactcaaacaacctagcaatcctatttactagatttttattccaacaatttaagaacataactcatcggattccatccgactaccagactcaccagatatcccatatccggctaccgactcatcgggagaACCACCatccgactacccaaaaccaacccttaaagttcccatctaatcctgaagaagtccaagccgctcttgaccgtgagcacggctgatcgatcagttatttactctgcagagtttgcacactttacccacgagtcgtgattccctttttgccttacacttccggggtgtatggccggggtctcactacaaggctgttacaaagtatctccacatctataagcacccactgaggtttcaccgctaacagggatcccatcctctgcagaggccccctcttgtgccactgaaCCAACCAatggtgcgtacagaatgcgaagaacactaattacttagccaggccgtacccatataggcctcatggttgtgctgttttgccaggttacaggctccaagaaccggtccttaggatcccacacaggaacatacacaaaccctgctgtgtagctccaccacatactagccatccagttgggatctctaaattcaagttactacaagattatcaattctcccaagtacttgttccttagttattaatcaaagttcataataattctaatccatgactgcactagcatggcTACCCTTTTACAGGACCCAAAAAccccaaaagaggctacaaggaatggccatacaaattctagtaaaccctattcatgggattcaaaattagacaagcatgcaactaaggaaaagtaaactataatgatctatggttaaatcaaggtgatcaaggacacttgccttcgtaagtTGGCTGCTCAGAATCTTCGAAAACTTGATCTTGAATGCTGgcactctgctctcctcctaaagccgaagcacacaccggaaagaaataacaaaacagctaaatacaacacactaaacaggagaaactaattctaaaaaggctaagaacagaaagtacacgctgctacgatctcgggagcgcgaaaatcacctaaatcggaggtcgtatggaaaagttacactaattctactctacaggggcttttctgaaagtttgcagggactaaattgtaaaacagatagttctaggggcttaagtgcaaagttcagggacctaaacataattaccctaaaatccaggggcctaattgcaattatcctATAGTCCAGGGGCCAAATTGCAATTATCCAGAACTATCTAAGGGCCTATATGCAAAAACAGTGAAGCCTAGGGGTTTCCTTGCAAATCTCCCTATTTTCCGAGAATAGGAGTAATTCTTTTCATACTGAAAATCCTGATTAATGCGCAATACTGACGTCACAGGCTGATTGGGCTGCTGACTGGGCATCCAATGCTGACTGGGctctgccacgtaggacagggACATCCACGTGGCGCACTGACGTGTCTCTACTGCTAACTGGGTTtaagagggacacgtggcgcaatCTGGacggctagcgaaggggtattttGCGATCTAATCAGGAACGTTCAAAGGGGATCCGACGGCTAACCTTGAATCTTCCTTCTCGGGTCGGCGGTGCGAGCTCAGGGCGGCGCTGCTGGGGATATATAGGCGAGGGCGGGCGCAGGCTGTTGCGGGGCGCAGCGCGTAGGGCGGACGGCGCGGCGAAATCGGACTCGGCGCGCGGCAGTTCGGGATCGGTTCGGATACGGGCGCGAGTTGTTGCGGGGCGCGGCGGAGACGACAGAGCTGACGGGCGGGCCCCTCTGGCAGCGACGCGCGCGCGGGGTGGGCTGGGCCGGAAGCAGACAGCGCTGGGCTGGGCCGCGGCGAGAAAACGGGCGTCACATAGTACTTCCTGAGAAAATGGAACATTACACAGAGCACCGCTTAACCATCCGCAAAGTCATACTCAAACAGGCAATTAGGTTCCATCAACTCAATCCCAAAGTTAAGTTGAATAACAACGAGATCACAATTAGACATCCAATTTTGATGTTCGATTCAAGACCTGACCCTGATCCTAACTGCAGCAAGATGACAGTTTCAGCAACCTGGTAAACAAGCCAAGCCAACACCAATACTGCAGCAACCTGCAGCCGCGCTGCTCACACCTGCGCCGCCTCCCTCTCGCGGTTCCACTGCTCGATCCGCGCCCTCCTCTCCTCGCTGCCCTCCCTCACCGGGCTCCTGCTCCTCGACCGCCCGCGCCGCCTTCGGCTGCCGTCGCTGTCGTAGCTGCGGTGCCTCTCGCTGCTCCTCCGGCCACTACTGCCACTAGGGTAGTGGTAATAGTAGTGGCAGTCGTCGTTGCGGTCCCTAGACCGCGATGAGCTCCTGCGGTAACGGTACGGGCTCGGGCTCCGGCTGCTGCGGCTGTGGCTCCGGCGAGACCTGTGCAGGTGACCGAAGAGCTTCCGCCTCAGGTCCCTGCCGACCTCCTTGACGTGCATGAAGTTGCAGTAGCCGCCGCGGTTGCAGCTGTTCTCCTCGAACTGGCGGCAGGTGGCCTCGCGGAAGTCGGTGACCGGGGAGAACTCGGCGATGATGGGGCGGCCAGAGTAGTAGCGGCCCTGCAGCGCCTGCAGCGCGCGGgccgcctgctcctcctcacggAACTGCACGTACACGTTCCCGATCATGTGGTCGGCGAGGTTGTCGCAGACGTGGAGGCTCTCGATCTCGCCGTGCTTGCTGAGCTCCTCGAAGATGTCCTCATAGAAGTCCTCGAAGTCCTCCTGGATCCGGGCCGGGTCGATGGGGTTGCCCTGCGCGTCCACGCCCGGGGTGATAATGTCCGGTCGCTGATACATGTTGCACAGCAGCAGCGTCGGCGAGATGGACGGCTTGTTGTGCAGGCGGGAGCACCGGTCGCCGTGGCGGCACGCGCCGATCTTGAAGTAGAAGGGGCAGTTCACGCGGTCTTTCTCCGTGCCAAAGATGGACGCCAGGTGCTCAGCCATGACCTCTTAATTCCTCGACTCGCTCGATTCGATTCGTCGCCTAGAGATTTCTGTGGTTTCAATTCAAGAATCAGAAATCACAGGCACAAGAACAAGTAGAATAATTGAAGAGTCCAAGAACTCGATTGACAATACACAATAGCATCAGCCGCTACAGTAATTCCAGCCGATTTGGGATTCGAATTTCACCCGGAGAAGAAACCTTCAAAATAGCAGGGACTCAATTCCGGGGCAAATATAATGAATAGAAGAAATTTGACGGAAAGAAAACTAATCTTTATCCTTTTGCTTGGGTTTGTAGGGGAAGATCCAATCTTCCGGCCTGATAAGAATCGACAAAGAAGGCACGCAAGAGCATCAATCCACGGGGATCGAGAACCACGAAAGGAACGGGCAATCCAATTCTAATCCAATCAGCGCACACATTCTCGAGAAACAAAGTCAATACGCAGCGAGATGGATGCGGGGCTGGAGGCTTACCGGAGAGCAGCGCCGCCGTGGCCGGAGGGGAAGCGGGACTGGAGCACGGCTGATTCGGTCGATCCTTCCTTCGCGTCGCGTAGACTCTAGAAGCGCATATAAAGGTCGCAGAGTCGCATCGGGCCGGTGGTTTTCAATCGGATGGTGGGCGTTGGATGAACTGGTAGTTACTAGAACCTTCCACGGAGCGTGGGGCGTCTGGAGAGCCCACTCGTGTCCAGCCCAGCCCATGATTGTGTGAGGCCCAAGTCTCTAAGATTTTCAGCCCACGAGGAGGGAGcccaaagtttttttttcgtttcttgaacttttttttaacaGTGGATCCATTCCACggtctttttttttaagttagtgTTGAGCAAGACCGCTCCGTCTACACCCGTACGAACGCTCGGACTTAAACATAAGCTAACTCGAGGACTCACGTCGTGCGAGCGCCGTCCTTACCGCCGTCCTTACCAATCGAGCTAGCATCCGGATGCTTCTTTTCTTGAACTGAGAAGAGTGGGAGGCCCAAGCCACGCTGGTACCGTCGACGCGCCATCGTCCAGCTAGCTTAAGGCCCTTCTTGTTTTTGACTCTGATTGAAAACCAAACGGATTATAGCtcaaaaataaaagtaaaaataaacagttataatttaaAAACAAATTATATTACGAAATTTCATAATAGATAATCGGATAGAAAGAAGCTTTTCATAAAAGTTAGAATGTGACAATCCATAACAAAACAAATAGAACCTAAGTGACCTCTAATTACAAACTTGGACTAGTTTTTTAATTTGTAAGTGGATTTGTTTTTGAATGGAGTAgtttagggatgaaaacggacgggataaaTCCCGTTCCGTTCCGATCCGTTTTCTACATTTTCTCGtccgttttcgagagaaaatgtgaaatgaaaacggttatggagtttttccgaccgttttcgaatttcccctttttttatctagaattttccgtttttctaattgagatcaaacttgaCAAATCACAATATAGCCTACATGCAAGCCCGGCCGGCCAGTCTAAACATAACCTCTATCCCAAAGTTCAACCAGATCCCAGTGATCCAGTCTCGATCAGCTGCTGATTTACCGATGTTGTTCAAGCTCTTGCACCACTTACAATCCTAACTTTTGTGTGATTGTATGTTATatcgagtactcgagttacgacatgatagttgtttttcagttgatatttatgtcattacgtggttcatctgtgtatgatataaattacttttgttggtgtgaattaattatgtatcGTGCCgatgcttgaaatcattgttatACGGATTggtgttctcattttaaattatcggttcctgattgatacccgcatatttatgttcggattggttcgtttttgatatcccgatattcccgagttcgtacccgtttccagctttcccgttttcgattccgttttcgagagaaaatgtgaaaatgaaaacggttagaggtttttccgaccgttctcgttcgttttcatccctagagtAGTTATTATTCCAATAAACAAATGTACCACTAAGTCGCTAGCAACCAAAACCTAAATAAAGTTCGGCAGACTCGCCAACACCATTTTGAGCGTATGGGAACCTGAcataggcaaaaaaaaaaaaaaggtgtgtATCCACGGTGCAATACTTCGCAATACTTCGTaggaaaaattaattttggggCATTAGCGCATGCCACGTGGAGACGGCAACCCCCGTGGCTGTCGTCCATACCCCACGCTCTAGGGCAGTCCAATAGGAGAAGAAGAGGGTTCCGAGTTCAGACCGCGCCGGGAGGCCGCCAATCGACGGAGAAGCAAAGGCGGCCACGGAAGCATGCAGGCCGTCGCCGCCAACTTTTTATATCTACGCACTACCGCCGCCTCGCGGGCTAGACAAGCCAATTCCTCTTCCTctgatcgaggagagagagagagagagagagagagagagagagagagagagagcctcGCTTTCGCCTCGTCGTCTTCGCTTTGGAGGACGATTCGTTGCAGTCCAGCTGGTATGTACTGGTCCTTAGTCCTACCACGCACTAGGATCTCAGTTCTGTCTCCCCTCCTCCACCCCATGATCCAACGGATCTCAGTTCTGTTCTTGAAAACCTTTCTACATTTTCcgctccccccccccaaaaaaaactatCTGCATGTTACGGTTTGCAAGGCTTTGGTTCTTCCTTCCTTTGGCAAGATCAGTCATCGGCCTCTGCACAATTTAATTCGCGTCTCCCTGGATAAGTGTAGTTAAATCTTCAATGCAGTCTGTTAGCTTAGTCAGTACTGAAACCCCACAGTGCCGACGAGCAGATGTTATTTACGAATGCCATGTGCACATCTTGCCTATGAAGTGCAGTGGAGGACGAGTGGTCTCCATACTCGCTCTAAATATTGCACTTTCCGGAATCACAGATCTTTAGTAACAGGCGAAAGAATAGTTAGCGACGAGCTACACTGTAAGCACAGATCGTGCGAGCGATGACTAATCACTGACCTCTTTTTAGAGCTCTTGCTCTTCTTCGTCCTTGGATTAGAATCATAGGCTGGTTTGAAATAACTAGCTAGGATCCTGTCCTGATTTGTATGGGCTCCAAT
It encodes:
- the LOC133902116 gene encoding heat shock 70 kDa protein, mitochondrial-like → MAMGSLIASRLARSSRTVASAISQAPAAHRTTPPLLSRLGAVARAFSSKPAATDVIGIDLGTTNSCVSVMEGKTPRVIENAEGARTTPSIVARNQNGDLLIGITASRQAVTNAQNTIRGSKRLIGRTFDDPQTQKEMKMVPYKIVRAPNGDAWVEMGGQQYSPSQIGAFVLTKMKETAESYLGKTVSKAVITVPAYFNDAQRQATKDAGRIAGLEVMRIINEPTAAALSYGMNNKEGMIAVFDLGGGTFDVSILEISNGVFEVKATNGDTFLGGEDFDGALLNYLVSEFKKSDNIDLSKDKLALQRLREAAEKAKVELSSTMQTEINLPFITADASGAKHFNITLTRSKFESLVSDLIERTRIPCVNCLKDAGITAKEIDEVLLVGGMTRVPKVQDVVSQIFNKAPSKGVNPDEAVAMGAAIQGGILRGDVKELLLLDVTPLSLGIETLGGIFTRLINRNTTIPTKKSQVFSTAADNQTQVGVKVLQGEREMATDNKLLGEFQLEGIPPAPRGMPQIEVTFDIDANGIVKVSAKDKSTGKEQEITIKSSGGLSEDDIEKMVKEAELHAQKDQERKTLIDLKNSADTTIYSIEKSVSEYKEKVPAEVTKEIESAISDLRAAMAEDDLDKIKQKLEAANKAVSKIGEHMQQGGGGNTGSGSGGGDQTPEAEYQDAKEAKM
- the LOC133902118 gene encoding splicing factor U2af small subunit A-like codes for the protein MAEHLASIFGTEKDRVNCPFYFKIGACRHGDRCSRLHNKPSISPTLLLCNMYQRPDIITPGVDAQGNPIDPARIQEDFEDFYEDIFEELSKHGEIESLHVCDNLADHMIGNVYVQFREEEQAARALQALQGRYYSGRPIIAEFSPVTDFREATCRQFEENSCNRGGYCNFMHVKEVGRDLRRKLFGHLHRSRRSHSRSSRSPSPYRYRRSSSRSRDRNDDCHYYYHYPSGSSGRRSSERHRSYDSDGSRRRRGRSRSRSPVREGSEERRARIEQWNREREAAQV